Below is a window of Desulfofalx alkaliphila DSM 12257 DNA.
TGGACGCAATACTCATAAGCGTCGCTATGCAAATAATAAAACTTGCCTGCTTTAACCTTTTTCTCAATGTGCCGGAAACCTTCAGACTTAAGGTGGTAAAGCTGCGGTGTATCCTCTATCCGAAACCTTGCCTTCTTCATCTCCAAGAAAAACTCTCGCCCAAATTTGCGGTCAAAACCAACTTGCTTGATGTTAAAACCCTTCTTGCGCATACCCATGAACCACTTTACAACGGTCTGGTGGTCGGTAACAGGAGAATTGGTCATAGTGAGCCAACCGTCATCCTGCCAGCCAAAGAGTGGGATATTGTCCTCTTCCGCTTTAGTATGCGCTGCTACAATTGGGAAAAACGCGTGAGTTATTACAACATCAACATCATCATACGTTCCATACAGAGCAGCCGCGGTCAGGTCATGTAATTTAGCAAGGTCTGCCCCACCATACCACTCGATTGGGAGCTTCGCTAATTCATCCAAAGTCCAGTTGTATTTGCGGTCACTGGCTCGGAACTCCTC
It encodes the following:
- a CDS encoding terminase TerL endonuclease subunit: EEFRASDRKYNWTLDELAKLPIEWYGGADLAKLHDLTAAALYGTYDDVDVVITHAFFPIVAAHTKAEEDNIPLFGWQDDGWLTMTNSPVTDHQTVVKWFMGMRKKGFNIKQVGFDRKFGREFFLEMKKARFRIEDTPQLYHLKSEGFRHIEKKVKAGKFYYLHSDAYEYCVQNVRAIEQVDDAVKYEKVLPTQRIDLFDASVFACMQKLKNLAKSGTASKWLKGGE